The following are from one region of the Edaphobacter acidisoli genome:
- a CDS encoding PEP-CTERM sorting domain-containing protein has translation MTIQRRWLHGRFLRTLLQIICVGVFAAWAGASALADSVVVDYGATQIGGTEWQYTYQLSGTFQSGDDLAIYFPLATSANLVDMGTGGPDWTTFVLQPDGSLPADGEFDMLANQDNPDLSSVFTVDFEWLGSGSPGSQSFTLYDPNFNVIDTGATVPEPGSLLLLGSGFLGLWALIYLRRVRVQFERAEPPASLEIPE, from the coding sequence ATGACGATCCAAAGACGATGGCTGCATGGGCGCTTTTTGAGGACGCTGCTCCAGATCATCTGCGTGGGGGTCTTTGCCGCGTGGGCTGGAGCCTCGGCGCTGGCTGATTCGGTTGTAGTCGACTATGGGGCAACCCAGATCGGCGGCACGGAATGGCAGTATACGTATCAACTCTCGGGCACGTTCCAGTCGGGAGACGATCTTGCGATTTATTTTCCACTGGCTACGAGCGCCAATCTCGTGGACATGGGAACGGGCGGGCCCGACTGGACCACGTTTGTGCTTCAACCAGACGGGTCTTTGCCTGCGGATGGCGAGTTCGACATGCTGGCGAATCAGGATAACCCGGACCTGAGCAGCGTCTTCACGGTGGACTTCGAGTGGCTTGGATCAGGTTCCCCTGGCTCGCAGTCCTTCACGCTCTATGATCCGAACTTCAACGTCATCGACACGGGCGCGACGGTTCCCGAGCCTGGCTCGCTGCTGCTTCTGGGATCGGGGTTCCTTGGACTCTGGGCTCTGATCTACCTCCGGAGGGTCCGCGTTCAGTTTGAGCGCGCTGAACCCCCGGCCTCTCTGGAGATTCCGGAGTGA
- a CDS encoding DUF6677 family protein, translating to MANNAQAQARTAGQSSSLPLMALIAGWLIPGAGHFLLKKWIRGTLLFISVVAMFSIGVALKGKVYTPNTGELLDMLNFFGDLGNGLLYLIARVAGWGTAPVELATADYGTKFMVVAGLLNIIAAVDAHSLATGRKNS from the coding sequence ATGGCTAACAACGCGCAAGCCCAGGCCCGCACCGCCGGTCAATCCTCTTCCCTGCCGCTCATGGCGCTCATCGCCGGCTGGCTCATCCCCGGCGCAGGCCACTTCCTCCTCAAGAAGTGGATTCGCGGCACACTGCTCTTCATCTCCGTCGTCGCGATGTTCTCCATCGGCGTCGCGCTCAAAGGCAAGGTCTACACGCCCAACACCGGCGAGCTTCTCGACATGCTCAACTTCTTCGGCGACCTCGGCAACGGCCTGCTCTACCTCATCGCCCGCGTCGCAGGCTGGGGGACGGCGCCCGTCGAACTCGCCACCGCCGACTACGGCACCAAATTCATGGTCGTCGCCGGCCTGCTCAACATCATCGCCGCCGTCGACGCTCACTCGCTGGCCACCGGGAGGAAGAACTCGTGA
- a CDS encoding M24 family metallopeptidase: protein MESAASRIEAIQSALRDAHLDGWLFYDHHNRDPLAYSILGIPGGHVTRRWYYFIPATGEPRKLVHRIESGRLDPLPGSKAEYSSWQELEQNLESLLTGATRIALQYSPRNAIMYVSLVDAGTIELIRSFGKEPVTSADLVSRFEAVLTDAQIATHYEAQRKLDAILQAGFREIGSRVRANSPDAHEHAIVQFLQTAIDREGLITEFGPNVSVGANSADSHYEPTAASSKPIHRGDFVLIDIWARLANDPSAIWYDITWTGVIDRDPTPREQEIFITVRNARDAAIAAVEQAFAANKPITGYEADDASRAIIRAAGFAPQFTHRTGHNIGTSLHGNGANLDNLETHDTRLILPNTCFSVEPGIYFPGAHSDPNAFGIRSEVNMITRPGRAEVTGPRQQELVRI from the coding sequence ATGGAAAGCGCCGCTAGCCGCATCGAAGCCATCCAATCCGCCCTCCGCGACGCCCACCTCGACGGCTGGCTCTTCTACGACCACCACAACCGCGACCCACTCGCCTACTCCATCCTCGGCATTCCCGGCGGCCACGTCACCCGCCGCTGGTACTACTTCATCCCCGCGACGGGCGAACCCCGCAAGCTCGTCCACCGCATCGAGTCCGGCCGCCTCGACCCCCTCCCCGGCTCCAAAGCCGAGTACTCTTCCTGGCAGGAGCTCGAGCAGAACCTCGAATCCCTCCTCACCGGCGCAACCCGCATCGCCCTCCAGTACTCCCCCCGCAACGCCATCATGTACGTCTCCCTCGTCGACGCGGGCACCATCGAGCTCATCCGCAGCTTCGGCAAAGAACCCGTCACCTCCGCCGACCTCGTCAGCCGCTTCGAAGCCGTCCTCACCGACGCCCAGATCGCCACCCACTACGAAGCCCAGCGCAAGCTCGACGCCATCCTCCAGGCCGGCTTCCGCGAGATCGGCAGCCGCGTCCGCGCCAACTCACCCGACGCGCACGAGCACGCCATCGTCCAGTTCCTCCAGACCGCCATCGATCGCGAAGGCCTCATCACCGAGTTCGGCCCCAACGTCTCCGTCGGCGCCAACTCCGCCGACTCGCACTACGAGCCCACCGCCGCCTCATCCAAACCCATCCACCGCGGCGACTTCGTCCTCATCGACATCTGGGCCAGGCTCGCCAATGACCCCAGCGCCATCTGGTACGACATCACCTGGACCGGCGTCATCGACCGCGACCCCACCCCACGCGAGCAGGAGATCTTCATCACCGTCCGCAACGCTCGCGACGCCGCCATCGCCGCCGTCGAGCAAGCCTTCGCCGCAAACAAGCCCATCACCGGCTACGAAGCCGACGACGCCTCCCGCGCCATCATCCGCGCCGCCGGATTCGCCCCGCAGTTCACCCACCGCACCGGCCACAACATCGGCACCTCACTCCACGGCAACGGCGCCAACCTCGACAACCTCGAAACCCACGACACCCGCCTCATCCTGCCCAACACCTGCTTCTCCGTCGAACCCGGCATCTACTTTCCCGGCGCCCACAGCGATCCCAACGCCTTCGGCATCCGCAGCGAAGTCAACATGATCACCCGTCCCGGCCGCGCCGAAGTCACCGGCCCCCGCCAGCAGGAACTCGTCCGCATCTAG